The nucleotide sequence GTTCACGCCCTCTCTGCCGACAATGCCTCCTCATCCCCTGCATGTCTCGTTGCATCGGCTCCCCACAACCCAGTAAGTATCCTGCAATTCTCAACAGCTTATTTAGCTTCAAACACATTCATCAGCACACACATCAGTCAAACCTATCAGAAAATGTAATTTGCTGAGCATGAACAACACTGTAACAACACAATTCTAAGATTGGTGTAGTGATCAACCTTTCAATTGCTTATGCAGAGACCATAAAGTTAGTATGAAGTTATACTTTCTTCCGGTATTCATTTGCAGTTTGgaagaagacaacatgaatgTATAGGAATTAGATCTAATTATGCGAAAGGATCAGTCTCACCTGCAACAAAGATCATTGAGTATGTCACTTCGCCGAACGATCCAGATGGGCTCTTGCAGCAATCTGTTCTCGGTGCATCGGCAGTGATCCATGATCATGCCTACTTTTGGCCTCACTATTCATCAATTCCAGCTCCAGCAGATGAAGATATTATGCTGTTTACCATTTCCAAGATCTCAGGCCATGCTGGTATCAGGCTTTGGTATGTTCCTCCACATACACTTCAATGCATTTTGTGCCATGAAACCTCCTAGTTTAAAGCAACAGTAACATACTTGCAACTTCACCTATTGGGCTTGAGTAAGACTTGGAGGACAAGCAGTGATGGAAATCCTAGCTGTGACTGAGTTCTGATAAATTGTTGCTCCATAGCCTACAAACATCAACATTAGAAAGAAACAGAGCAAAAACTTATTGTAACAACaattgtttttctcttttccttcAAAGATAATAAATTAATCACCAGCGATCTTGTAGACAAGTTGACAATGTCCTAAAGCCAAAAGCTAATCAGGGTTAAATAAATAGCAACATTACGCAACAATCTCTTTTATTAGGCAAAAATGATAATATAGTTCGTTGCTGTATTTTCACTCTGATGTAGGTGGGCAGTAATAAAGGATCAGAAAACATACCAGAAAGCTGCAGAATACATGTCTTTGAACACCATGGTTGTTTCTTGTGATGTCCAACTTAGAGTTCTGAAGCTCATCAGAGTGGTGATAGCAGAGATGGGAAAAGGAGGAGGCATTTTCGAATTTGGTTACAAGACActgaagacaaggtggagcaagttgCATAAGCTCGTCTCCTCTTCCAATCGTTTCTCTATCCAACCACTCCTTCCTCGTTATTGCAACTACTTCAAAAGGATCCGAGACCCATCTCCAGGTAATAATGAGGAAAAAAAGCTACCATCTTCCCTTAAGAAGGATTACTGAAGCAGTTTTTAGATATTACTAACACTCAATCATGCAGCTTATGCTTGGCTAAAGTGCGAGACGGAGGAAGACAAGGACTGCTATTCTGTGCTTAAGACATCGGGCATCACCTCGCGCTCTGGTACACTCTTTGAAGCCAACAGCCATTACACACGCCTAAGCCTTGTTAAGACAGAAGATGACTTTGATTTGTTGACGATGAGGATGGAGGCTCTCTTATCCAAGGAGTTGATTGCATCCTCGTGAGACCCTGAACAAGCAATCAGGAGTGTCAGTACTTGTATTCATGCATCTTTGTTGTTGTATCGCTTGCTCATATTAGCTAGCAACTATGAGATCCTCGGTTTATCAAACTAGATTGTATCATGCTTGGACAAATAAAAACTGGTTTATTCAGCAATGACTTGTATTTTGTTAACATATTTTATGACACCTATGTGATCAAAGTGAGTGTAAATGGCCATATATGAAGATGTAGGATAACCCAAAAGATTGTTCCACGGAATACCAGCATAATAATTCTCCAGTGACATAAGTACAAGGTTTGTGCACCTACCTCTCCTTCAGGCTTGCTCAACTGAGTCCATTTTGAAGGCTCAATCTCCTTAGATTTGATGTCATTTACGGCATCCTTGTAATAGAACTGGTGAAGTGAGAAGAATTACTTTTCAGCATTGATACTTGAATCACACCATTTCAACTTCTGTTCTTCATTCTCATCTCCCAGAGTTGCCCTTCAACATCTTTAGCCTCGAGAGAAGTAATCCATATCACTCTACTGTCTGTATCTCCAATGTGAATATAATGGACCAATCACTGCCAACATCCTTCGATCTGATAGAGTAGTTCTATTTCTTCTGAATCCTTCAAGTCAAAGCAAGTCCAATTTGAGGTACGAGCATTCTGAAACAAAGATCGATCCTTTTCCTTCCCCACCCAAAAGCTTCATTGTCAAAGAATGGATCCGCTTTGTGGCCACTAGAGATCGTAAGCAACCACAAGATTTTAGCACAGTACTACTCAAAGAGATCCCGTAGGGATTCTCGAAGAGCCTCACAACGCGGAGGGGCTCATCGTTCTACGCAGAGCAAGACATCATGGCTGCCCACGAGAACACGTTCCGGTCGCCCGAAGGACTGGAATCAAACAGATACCGCGCTTCCGTGACGCGAATCGACCTCGAGAATCGATCGATCATCGCCGTGTAGGACGTCGCACTCGTCGGAGGCATTTCGGCGAACAACTTCGAGGCAGAATCCAAGCGGCCCGAGTCGAGGAGTACGGACAGCACTGCGTTGCCGGAGACCTGGATTCTTTGGGCCTTCCCTACGTGGCCACTCTTCCAGAACACCATCATCATCTTCGAGGGGAGGAGCGGAGGCGTGGCAACAAGCCCATGTCTCGTGGACGGCGAGCGGATGCATTTCGACCGAGAAATTTCACCACGGTAGAGGTTTATATGTTTCTCGACACGGCCGAGCCGAACCACCCCGCTGCTCGTCGCGGCTGAGGTGGTTAACATAACGAGACCTTTTTAGCTTTAAATGGGCCGGGCTTATTCCCAGAAAACAGCAACGTGATCCAGTGGCCCACAACGAAGGTGTTTGATGAAATGCGCATCCTGAGACATTGTCACCTCCATCAATATGGCCAATGCATCTCCCAATTTGTGCTGGATGATCACCTATCGATCTCTCTTGCGCCCCTTGAAAACCCGTTGAGGAATCCACTGATTTCTTAGTGGGGATTGGCTGCTTCTGAGAGGAAAAGACTGTTGTTCTCCATATTGGAGAATCTCTTTGCTTGCAGTTACATTCTATCAACTCTTAAAAGTCATCTTCCGCTGCAAAACAGCCCAAATTGATAGGGAAGTTCATGATGAAAGCGAATGCTTCCTTTTATTGATAAGAGTTTACACTCCTCATAGACAATAGAAGTTGTCTTGACTTCATAATTTGAATTGAGATGCAGCTTCATAAGTCCCTGTTGTGTTTGGTATATGATTTGATGTAGGATTGACCCATCTTGACCAGTACATCTGATATAGTTTAGGGAGACTTGTTTGATGATCTGGTGCCACATTACATTAAGCTCCAGCTGATGCAACACCTTGGCAGAATCCCAGAATTCAACATCTACCTGCAAGTACAGCGGGAAACATACCCAACAAACTTGTTGTACATATTGATGAGCATTTTGTCAAACACTTGGTTTACTTGCAAACTAGACAATTTACAAGCAACTTGCTTATAGGCTAAagtaatgtgtgtgtgtgttggggggagggagggagagagagagagagagagagagagagagagagagatgggagggAATTCTAACAGTTGTTTCTTTGTTCATTCTGATACATACAGAGACCTTCCATTGATCAAGTAGCAAGTAAAGGTCATGAAGAATTGCTTGGCCATCTTTGTTGGTTGGTTGATATAAAGAATTGATTCTAAATGTCAAGTGGTGGAGAATGTGCATGGAAGATGTGGGTgagctttcttcttggttggcacCACACATGACATGCTCTATTATGTCCCACTCCACAGATAAGCCTGAGCTGGATTTTGGAGCCTTGGACTGTCACTTTCAGAAGGAGATCAGAAATGTGTTTAttcaatgaaaaaaaaatgatgaaatatgGAAAGAAATATGATAGCATTTAGCTTCTTCTAtgagaaattttaatttatttctcaAGTTTCTTCAAAATTGTGATTCTGGTCTCCCTTATGAGGTGCTATCAGTATTTATTAAGGAATGAGAAAAATAGGTTGAACCAAGCAGACTTCTTAGTTCTCAGTAGGACAGGCATTAGGTATCAGaagcagaaaaaaaatataagacaAAGATTAGGTTTAATGAATGTGACACAGAGTGTTAATCAGCTGTAAACTTGGTGGTTCCATGATCTTAGAGTTGTCTTATGTTAACCATCTTCACAAGTGATCCTCCTTGCTGTGATGAATGAAAAATCACACATTGGAAAGGCTGGGTCAGAAGAGAGACAGGAAAACAAAGAACCCATGATGAATCTAACCAGTCCATGGAACATCTAACTAAAgaggaaaatgaaaaaaaaagaaaaaaagaattagtGTTCCATAAAGAAAACAATAAATTATGGATATCAGACTTAGTTTTCCTAGAAGCATTAAATGAGCTAGTTAAAAACTTGGAGAATGCAGTCCTTGGTATTAATTGCAGTTGCAATTGAAAATGTTCCACGCATTACTTGGGCATTAACCATTCATTAACTTTAATTTTGTTTTGAAGTTATTGATTGTTATAATTCCATCTAGAAGCAACTCCATCAAGTATGCAAAGAAGACAATTTGGTTGGTTCTCTCACAGAGAATCTAATCTTTTACTCATTTTTATCTTCATCTTTAGCAATAAAGCCAGGGGACAGTGGTGGGACCTGTGAAAGGACAGAGCACTAAAAAATACACCAACCAAGATGAAGCAGTAAAGCAGATAAGGACTGACAACTCAAAACATAAAGGCTGTGATAGAAACAGAGGGCCAAAGCACTATAGCAGGTAAAAAAAAAGTTACAGTGCGACAAAAAGACATTTAGTGCACAGGAGCTATCCTTTTTGTACAAGAAAATGAATGATATACCAGAATTAAAGATGTACAGAAATACTTTGTGTCTCCACTCAAGACAATGCACCACACAAGTTTATAAAAGACTACATCCTTATAAAAGAATTTTCCTACTTAAATCTAATAACAGGATAAACTGAGTCACTTGGAATTCAAATTATTGGTTGGGCTAAGTAGATCTATGATAAAGATAAAGTTTGTTCCTGTAGAATGCATATAATAAGTTTTGGAACTCTGCACTCAATTTGGCAAGAAAAAGAGTTCATATTACAGAGGTGTCTTCAGCTCCAGCATAAGAAAaccattttctctctcttttctagAAATCCTTTCTCTCTCagatacacacacacaaacatcGCAGCTATATATTCATCCAATGCCTAATACTATTGCTTTCCTTTTTACACTTGAGAACAATTAGACACCAGCTTGTATTTTGTTATTTCAAGCAAAGCATGCTTAATACTATGCATATAGTAGTACTATGTAGACATGAGTACGTTGCCAAGGAGCAGAGGCTTTGTTTGTCCTACAGGGTAGAAGATGGCCTTATCTACATCATGTGAGGCTGCACGACCCACGAGCAGATCGTGGTCTACTCCTCTACGGTGTACATGGGCCCGTCCTTGTTGTCCTCCTTTGGGACCCGGCCGGGTTGGACCGGGCCCGGTCTGGACCCACCAACCCACCTAATAATTGTCCTGTGACAGTGAACCGTCAGCCCGTCCGTCTCCATCACCATCATCTCCGAGATGGTGCACGTCATCCTGGGCCCCGTTGCATCAGCAACCGTCCAAATTGCAGGACTGAACAACCGACCCAGTCCGGTCCGGGTTCGAACCCAAACCCGACTTATTAGGTCACGGATGATACTGCTCAGGTGGTTCTCTTTATACTTCTCTCTATAAAGAGAGAAAGGGACGCGGGCTTCCTGCTCCCCCATGCACGTGGGCACGGCCAGCATCCACCTCTCTCTTTCTATATGCCTATTTATCTAAGGGAAGATGATGTACACGTGTGGAACTCCACCACACAAAGTTAATAGGAAGTTGTAGTAGAGAGATGAGAACCAACACCTATTCATTTTTCACAAGAAATTTAACCTTCACTTAACTGTAACTGTATATTGACTTGATCCTCATTCAATCAAAGTTGTATCTGAGCTACCAAGTCAAACATCATTCCAATCCAAAACCTTAGATTGCTTAGTATAATCTACCGGTAAGATTATACTAATCTCTAATCCATCTactatttttttttccaaaaaaattatgataaacaGATATAAGAAATTATACCTCTTCTGCAAATTAGTAAAGGGTAATAACAAtcaaatccaagtgcagtttatTTTAAGAAAAACAAATTACCTCATCGAAATCATTGGGGCCTAAAGATTTAATCACCATGAGACATTTAGGTGATCCATGGCACTCATGAACAAGACTGGAGGCACCAGCTGCCTCCATGAACAAAGAGTTGAAGCAGGATGGTGACGGCCTCCTGCCTGAAGGAGACCCTGCAGGGTTGGTAGGGGGGCAAACCCTCCCCATCAGCACGCCCTTGTGCCGCACCCAGTGCCATGGAAGCGAGCTGTAGGTGCAGCCATTGTTTTATCCACAGTTTTTTATGCTTATCCACTCACTGTGATCATCCTGGGCATCGGTACATCTCCTCACCTCAAATTTCGATTAGAAGAACGGAGAACTACGGTGATGTTCCAACTTACCGTGCAATTTGCTGCTCTTTGCTCCCTCCAGCTCTCAAATCTTGTGCTTTATCTTGGCCTCTCAAAAACTGCTACTTTGTGACTTCCATGAACCTCTGTGTTCTCCCAATGCTTTGCCTGCATAATTTCATTCATAGTCAAGAACAACAATTAACATAAAAGGACTCATTTGATCGATAAGCACGTGATTTTTATCAAAAGAAAACCTCGAATCATGTGCATGAAGTAGAAATTAATCAAATCGATACACTGTAGTTCCGGTTCTATCATCCTCCTTTCGTCTCCATCAAGTAGTTAAGGATGTCTACACCAATTAGCGCACATGAATTTGGGGAGAACAGCCATGGACTCCATGAATAAGCTCAAAATAACTGCCACgatgcatgcatcatcatttatctaCAAGACAAGGTTCAAAAATCCTTGGTTCCCATGTGTTATGTCTTTTTATTCCTGTAGAAGGCAATGATATCAGCGTCAAGTACTGAGGACAGCCATTATATTAGAAACTCATCGATCATAGTGTCATAAAAGGACATTTTTGAATATAAGTAGATGCTTTTTGTTCATTCATGATTCATCCTTAGAAGATTAATCTCATGGCCTTCCAGTGCTGCACAGTAGACCATCAAGTGCATTATGATTGAAATGTCCTATGTCTTTCATATCCTTTTATCTGAAGGGGCAATGGTGGTCTTAGAACAACACAATGCTTCCTAGGGCCCAACACATCATGACACTCCTTGTTTGCTAACTACAGGGTGGAACTTTATAGATTGCAAAGATTCACCCTTACACCACAACACCCATGATGATGCAAAGTCTAGTCCCAGATGGGCATCCTCATTCAGAAAAAAGGGTTGCTGCTTCTCATCGTAAATTATTAGCATGTCCCACATTTCAGAATTCTTTTCAGAGAGACTGTGTTTGCATCATCTATGATCTCTATTGAACAACTAATGGAACTCATTACACTCCATTTGGTAAATGGATGGAGCCATGTTTGGCAATGATTGATGTAAAGATTGCTTTAGTGGTCCTTGTTCCTGCAACGTCTTTAACCACCTCAATTAAAACTTTCTTACTTTTGCAGAGGGCCCTCCACTCATGAGTTCATGGTTACAACAACATTTGCATGTTTATATCAATTAGCTTCTCTCCACTTGTCTATCTTATGGAAAATTTTCTcaataaatattaactttcattattctagttggcCATTCCCAATCAGAGCACAATCTTTATGTCACTGTTTCTGAGATCAAACCTCTGAAAtctaacttgtatatctaaagagGAAAACTTAGGCTTCTTACCTAAATAGTATTCTCTTTTATGTACTCAAATCTCACTTTTTGATCTACCTAAAGTGCATCTTTATCTTCTTCCGCTTTATAGCTTAATCTCTGCTGTGCTTTTTCTAGCTTAGTCTTCTGCCAAGACCATCCCTAGTGATCATCGACAATCAACAGATCAATGAAGCTCCAATAGATGAGCAAGTAAAATCACAGCAAGAGTGAATCACTACAGCTTGGATCTGTTGATTAAACATTTGTCATAGTTGTGATGCCAGCAGTACTAAATAGCATATCATTCAACAATTTGGTGTGTTTTATTTTATAACTCACTATGGCTTGCAATGTTTAATGGTCACAAGATACTTGGACAATGACAAAATCTTCATATCTCCTAGTGATTTGATAGAGATAAATGGACAGTGACATAATCTTTAAACAATCCTTTGACGCATGGCAGTTGTAAGTTTTGATTTCCTGAGGAGTTCTTAGGTTTCTGGATTGAACAAGTGTTGAGGCAAAAGCTGGAAGCCAATTTTCTAACGGAAAAGTGCACATGCTAGACTTAGTGGACTAGCACTCGAAGCATTTAAAGCATACACCATATGGAAAAATATGGTGAATATATGTGGTAGGTAGATGACCtatttaacaaaaaaaagaatCCAAAGCGACTGCTAATGACAACAGTCAATTTTGAAATTTTAAACAACTTAGATCAAGAGCCAAAAAGAACCAAAGTACTTTTCTCAAACTAGTTCATAATAGCCCTGTTAACAATTATATTCACTACGATGTGTTAATAAGAATTTCAGCTAATTTTACTAGAAAAAGTGAGTCAGTCCAGTCATGGTGTAGTGGTACTCGGTCACTTGTCTCTCGTTCCTCTAGCCAATAAAATTGGCAAGGAATGAAGATACACGGATTTGAGTATTCTCACTAGAAGTATTCTGTGATGCAGATGAAGCTAACAGAACTATTGTGTAATCAAATTTCGGACAAAGTAAttctagacaaaaaaaaaattcgctTTTTATGTACAGAACTTGTGACAAGACTAGAACAACATATATGAACGAAAAGGAAAGGGAGAAAACAACCTTGTTTTATAGATATATAATATGATCTACACTGAAGCTACAGGGAAAATTTTTCTCATACTGCTGCCAAGGAAAAGGCCAAAATGGTGTTTGGGGAGCCTTACTGAATGAAATCAACTCCTTCATGTGGGAAGTATATTTCCTTCTTGAATTCATCTCCAGCTCTAATCCTTCTCTTCTTTGCTCTCCTTCAAGCTCATATCCCCCTCAGAGAAGCCACCATCCATTGAGGCTGCTGGGGCAGAAGATGTGGCGTTCATGGACAAACCTGCCTGTATCTCCTTGAACATTGTCATCACCCTTAGCATGGTTGGTCGACGCAATGGCCGATCATCAAGGCAGGAACAAGCGATCTTAAGATGCTCTAAGAGCTCAAGTTCAAGAGAGGGATCCTCCTTCAATAACTCTGGGTCGAAGACATCACTTATTCTTAGTTTGGAGTGCTGCTTGACCCACCCCACCAAGTTGTTGTCACCAAAGTCCATCGAGTCCGTCGGCCGCCTCCCAGTGAGCAGCTCGAGCAAGACAACACCATAGCTGTAAACATCTCCCTTGGTGGTGCAACGAAAGCTCTGGTAATACTCAGGTGGAACATAGCCAGGGGTGCCTGCTAGTGCGGACACGCTCAGATGCGTGTCCACTGCACTCATCAGTCTTGCCATCCCAAAATCTGAGACTCTAGCTTCTAAATTCTCATCAAGAAGAACATTGCTGGACTTCATATCTCTGTGAATAATGTGAGGAATGCAGTTGTGGTGTAGGAATGCTAAACCTCTAGCTGCCCCCACGGCTATCTTCCTCCTGGCTGCCCAGTTCAGCTTGATTCCAACCTTGTTCCCGTCATGCAAGACATCTTCTAGACTCCCAAATTTCATGTACTCGTACACTAAAAGTCGTTCTTCTCCAACTTTGCAGTAGCCCAACAGCGGAACTAGGTTGCGGTGCTTGATCCTTCCAATGGTCTCCATCTCAGCTGTGAACTCACGGTCACCTTGCCCGCTAACATGAATCAGTTTCTTGATGGCAACAACACTGCCATCCTTCAGCTGGGCTTTATAAACATCACCGAATCCACCAGAACCAATTAGGCTATCATTATGGAAGCCATTGGTGGCCTCAACCAGGTCGGCGAAACAGAGCTTTCTGAGAGGCATCTCGAAGGTGGCAAGGTTGATGACCAAGGCATCCTTAGTTGCTGTAAGCTTCCAATTTGAATTGGCAGTGCCAGAGTGAGATCGGCTGTCAAAGTAGATGTCCCGCGAGCAGTTACTGCTATCTTTCTTCTTCTGTCGTTTCTTACTCTCCACTGCGATTATGATCAAACCAAAAATGCAGAACAGAGAGAAGAGCAATCCCATAGCAACACTCCCGGCAAGAGAGGCTTGCCTCCGGTTGGACTTCTGATGTTGGGTGCTCGAATTCGCACCAGCGATGTCCTCGCAAGATGGGAGAGGAAACCCGCAAAGGCCTGAATTGTTCTCATATCGGTACCGTGGGAAGGTTGCCAACTGACCTAGCTCAGGAATCGATCCATTAAGCTCATTGTTCGAGAGATCAATCTCAGCCAACATAGCAAGGCCTGAGAAGGACGAAGGGATTGGTCCCTCAAGAGCATTATGAGAAAGATCCAACACGGCTACATATCGCAGGCTCCCCAAGTCCGTAGGTATCAAACCTGAGAGGAAGTTGTGGCCAAGGTTCAGGATCAGAAGATAGTACATATTGCCGAGCTCCTTGGGAATCTGGCCGGTCAACTGGTTGAAAGAAAGGTCGAGGAAGAGCATCGAGCCATTGTTGTTGAAGGTGTACTGTGTGAGACCCTTGTAAACCCTGGTGAAGTTACAGAACCGCCGGCTAGGCAACCGGTCAAGGTCCTCCGGCCGGATGCCAGCGAACTCAAGGAGATTACCTGTCCCACGGCATCCACTGGTCCCGTCATTCTTCAGGTACACGTACGGCTCGCCGGTGACCAAGCCCACAGCGATTTTGCCGGACTGTTTCGCCAGGGTCGGCGGAATCGATCCACTGAGCTGGTTATTGTTGAGGTCCAGCCATACCAAGCTCTTGCAGTCTCCGAGCTCCGGCGGAATAGGGCCGGAGAAGGAGTTGTTACCGAGCTTGAGAATGGCCAAGTTATGAAGCTGCCCGATCCACGGGGGGATCGTTCCACTCAAGTGATTGCTCGACAAAGAGAGCCAGTTCAAATTGGTGCAGTTGACGAGCCCAGCAGGGATCGAACCGTTGAGGCCATTGTTGTCGAGGATGAGGTTCTCAAGGGATCGGAGGTTGACAAGCTCCGGCGGGATCTCTGCCTCGAGCAAGTTCTGCCACATGATCAGATCACGGAGGGAAGGCAGCGAGCCCAGACCTGAAGGAATGGCTCCGGTGAGGTAGTTGAGGCTGAGATCGAGGGTGACGAGGTTGGTGCAATTTCTCAGAGACTCCGGGATGCCGCCAGTGAGCTGGTTGTTCTGGAGGTCGAGCGTATTCAAGGCGAAGCTCGGGTTCGGGCAAAGCTCCGAGGGGATCGATCCCGACAACCGGTTCGAGCTCAGGTCGAGCACTTCGAGCATCGGCATCCTCGTGATCGAGTCCCCTAGGCTGCCATTGACGTCGTTGAAGGCGAACTCGAGGATCGCGAGGTACGGCATCGAGGTCAGAGTTTGGACGGGTAACTCGCCGGAGAAGTTGTTGTTGGAGAGGCTGAGGGTTCTCAAGGAAGTGCAAGAGGAGAGGTCGGAGGGGAGAGTACCGGTAAAGTGGTTGGAAGAGAGATTCAGGTAGGCCAAGCTTCGGCAGTGGCCGAAGACCCCGTCGCCGATCACGCCGGAGAGGCCGCTGTACGAGAGGTCCAGGTGCTGAAGGTAGGAGCAGTTGGTGATGGCCAGTATCCCGCCGGAGAGGCGGCTTCCGACCAGGTCGAGGCGGCGGAGGGAACCGAGGTTGGAGAGGAGCCACCGGAGGTCGAACTCGCCGGAGATCTTGTTGAAGGAAAGGTCAAGCGTCTCGAGCTGGAACCCGACGGCCGCGGGACTATCTCCCGCGGCCATAGGTGGAACACCAACAGAGTTTCCGGAGAGGTTGAGAGACTTCAACCCGGAGCAAGCCGCGGCGAGAGAGGC is from Musa acuminata AAA Group cultivar baxijiao chromosome BXJ1-6, Cavendish_Baxijiao_AAA, whole genome shotgun sequence and encodes:
- the LOC135677358 gene encoding tryptophan aminotransferase-related protein 4-like translates to MDEARRGGRRRPGLKLLLFLHASLFLNVFFFCYLVLSRHQPPPGWARSAARDAEAVAAIDCSGHGRAFLAGGGLPACECNACYSGDDCSQLLLDCPADADSEDPLFLEPYWQQHASTSSIVLPGWQCMSSQTMGGDFISAELDRHVRLLHKAAENAITDGKFILFGSEVAELLHALVHALSADNASSSPACLVASAPHNPFGRRQHECIGIRSNYAKGSVSPATKIIEYVTSPNDPDGLLQQSVLGASAVIHDHAYFWPHYSSIPAPADEDIMLFTISKISGHAGIRLWWAVIKDQKTYQKAAEYMSLNTMVVSCDVQLRVLKLIRVVIAEMGKGGGIFEFGYKTLKTRWSKLHKLVSSSNRFSIQPLLPRYCNYFKRIRDPSPAYAWLKCETEEDKDCYSVLKTSGITSRSGTLFEANSHYTRLSLVKTEDDFDLLTMRMEALLSKELIASS
- the LOC103990003 gene encoding brassinosteroid LRR receptor kinase BRI1-like; protein product: MRGVELRRCSFLRLACFLSLLVAIRSSDAGDLDLLMSFKTAVANPQLLPSWDALHGPCSFSGVTCGAGGRVVAVALQSVPLGAEFRAVSSSILALGGLVSLSLRAVNLTGDVAGVRCGGRLAELDLSGNSLQGSIADVASLAAACSGLKSLNLSGNSVGVPPMAAGDSPAAVGFQLETLDLSFNKISGEFDLRWLLSNLGSLRRLDLVGSRLSGGILAITNCSYLQHLDLSYSGLSGVIGDGVFGHCRSLAYLNLSSNHFTGTLPSDLSSCTSLRTLSLSNNNFSGELPVQTLTSMPYLAILEFAFNDVNGSLGDSITRMPMLEVLDLSSNRLSGSIPSELCPNPSFALNTLDLQNNQLTGGIPESLRNCTNLVTLDLSLNYLTGAIPSGLGSLPSLRDLIMWQNLLEAEIPPELVNLRSLENLILDNNGLNGSIPAGLVNCTNLNWLSLSSNHLSGTIPPWIGQLHNLAILKLGNNSFSGPIPPELGDCKSLVWLDLNNNQLSGSIPPTLAKQSGKIAVGLVTGEPYVYLKNDGTSGCRGTGNLLEFAGIRPEDLDRLPSRRFCNFTRVYKGLTQYTFNNNGSMLFLDLSFNQLTGQIPKELGNMYYLLILNLGHNFLSGLIPTDLGSLRYVAVLDLSHNALEGPIPSSFSGLAMLAEIDLSNNELNGSIPELGQLATFPRYRYENNSGLCGFPLPSCEDIAGANSSTQHQKSNRRQASLAGSVAMGLLFSLFCIFGLIIIAVESKKRQKKKDSSNCSRDIYFDSRSHSGTANSNWKLTATKDALVINLATFEMPLRKLCFADLVEATNGFHNDSLIGSGGFGDVYKAQLKDGSVVAIKKLIHVSGQGDREFTAEMETIGRIKHRNLVPLLGYCKVGEERLLVYEYMKFGSLEDVLHDGNKVGIKLNWAARRKIAVGAARGLAFLHHNCIPHIIHRDMKSSNVLLDENLEARVSDFGMARLMSAVDTHLSVSALAGTPGYVPPEYYQSFRCTTKGDVYSYGVVLLELLTGRRPTDSMDFGDNNLVGWVKQHSKLRISDVFDPELLKEDPSLELELLEHLKIACSCLDDRPLRRPTMLRVMTMFKEIQAGLSMNATSSAPAASMDGGFSEGDMSLKESKEEKD